One Dioscorea cayenensis subsp. rotundata cultivar TDr96_F1 chromosome 17, TDr96_F1_v2_PseudoChromosome.rev07_lg8_w22 25.fasta, whole genome shotgun sequence DNA window includes the following coding sequences:
- the LOC120281362 gene encoding LOW QUALITY PROTEIN: zinc finger CCCH domain-containing protein 2-like (The sequence of the model RefSeq protein was modified relative to this genomic sequence to represent the inferred CDS: inserted 2 bases in 1 codon), protein MMMMMGEGRHTNPTIHVPPWPMFDDPTDGVGFNHALAGEGFLLGDSTLAALQRYLPSNDAFDDDDDIDAPLDAYSCDEFRMYEFKVRRCARGRSHDWTECPYAHPGEKARRRDPRKYHYSGTACPEFRKGSCKRGDACEYAHGVFECWLHPARYRTQPCKDGTACRRRVCFFAHTPEQLRVLPQSQVPSPKTPVDSYDGSPLRHHVLDAYFPKNIFSSSPTSTLTSPPLSPPSDSPPMSPSAPSLRRAPLGGSVNEVLASLRQLQLSKAKSSXPNSWGFPVGGGCSFGSPRSATSTPTSSTINGAGSWLDRWEPEDNQPVERVESGRALRAKMFERLSKESGLEKPENSSPDVAWVSDLLQ, encoded by the exons atgatgatgatgatgggcgAAGGGAGGCACACCAATCCGACGATCCACGTTCCTCCGTGGCCGATGTTTGATGATCCAACGGACGGCGTTGGTTTCAACCATGCCCTCGCCGGCGAGGGCTTCCTTCTCGGCGACTCCACCCTCGCCGCGCTCCAGCGATACCTTCCCTCCAACGACGCCTTCGACGATGACGACGACATCGACGCACCGCTCGACGCCTACTCGTGCGACGAGTTCCGGATGTACGAGTTCAAGGTACGCCGATGCGCGCGCGGCCGTTCACACGACTGGACTGAGTGTCCCTACGCGCATCCCGGAGAGAAGGCTCGCCGCCGTGATCCCCGGAAGTACCACTACTCCGGCACTGCGTGTCCGGAGTTCCGCAAGGGAAGCTGCAAGCGCGGCGATGCTTGCGAGTACGCACACGGCGTGTTCGAGTGCTGGCTTCATCCGGCGAGGTACCGGACTCAGCCATGCAAGGACGGCACGGCTTGTCGACGTCGCGTGTGCTTCTTCGCTCACACGCCGGAGCAGCTCCGTGTTCTCCCGCAGTCTCAGGTACCCAGCCCCAAAACCCCCGTTGATTCCTACGATGGATCTCCACTTCGTCACCATGTTCTTGATGCTTACTTCCCTAAGAACATCTTCTCCTCGTCCCCAACCTCAACCCTAACCTCACCTCCTTTGTCTCCGCCGTCGGACTCCCCTCCGATGTCACCCAGCGCCCCATCACTGCGTCGTGCCCCGTTGGGTGGATCCGTGAACGAGGTGCTCGCATCCTTGAGGCAGTTGCAGCTCAGCAAAGCGAAGTCATC TCCCAACTCCTGGGGTTTCCCAGTGGGAGGAGGATGCTCATTCGGCTCTCCAAGATCAGCAACATCTACTCCGACGAGCTCCACCATCAACGGCGCCGGCAGCTGGCTCGACCGATGGGAACCCGAAGATAACCAGCCCGTCGAGAGGGTGGAATCCGGCCGAGCTCTACGAGCCAAGATGTTCGAAAGGCTCAGCAAGGAAAGCGGCCTGGAGAAGCCGGAGAACTCCTCGCCGGACGTCGCCTGGGTTTCCGATCTTCTCCAGTGA
- the LOC120280506 gene encoding K(+) efflux antiporter 4-like, with amino-acid sequence WGVVRWFVDLLCCCSWFLFVLLAEVALVFAVDEERRNVTDSFADIIDRALQKEFPESEQNETESGNFNSSVAENQAVLETVARVTTKKNETKEDKSFQLHDVFNLDNENRADDMPTLIDRKDNVFIISNPKSKYPMLQLDLRLISDLVVVIVSATCGGIAFACAGQPVITGYLLAGSIIGPGGFSFVSEMVQVETVAQFGVIFLLFALGLEFSTTKLRVVRAVAVLGGLLQIFLFMCLCGITASLCGGKPSEGVFVGAFLSMSSTAVVLKFLMEKNCINSLHGQVTVGTLILQDCAVGLLFALLPVLGGTSGVFQGVISMSKSLIVLCTFLAILSILCRTCVPWFLKLMISLSSQTNELYQLAAVAFCLLVAWCSDKLGLSLELGSFAAGVMISTTDLAQHTLEQIEPIRNFFAALFLASIGMLIHIHFLWNHVDILLAAVILVIIIKTIVLTAVVKGFGYTNKTSILVGMSLAQIGEFAFVLLSRASNLHLVQGKLYLLLLGTTALSLVTTPLLFKLIPAVIHLGVLLRWFSPDNGNEISFKTDILRSDSTKRITLLVQGSHDS; translated from the exons TGGGGGGTTGTTCGGTGGTTCGTGGATCTGCTGTGCTGTTGTTCTTGGTTTCTGTTTGTTCTTCTCGCGGAGGTCGCTCTTGTGTTTGCTGTTGATGAAGAGCGGCGTAACGTGACGGATAGCTTCGCGGACATCATCGATCGAGCGCTGCAGAAGGAGTTTCCTGAAAGCGAGCAGAATG AGACTGAGTCGGGGAACTTCAACAGCAGTGTTGCTGAGAATCAG GCTGTTCTTGAGACCGTTGCTCGAGttacaacaaagaaaaatgagACCAAAGAAGATAA GTCATTCCAACTCCATGATGTGTTCAATTTGGATAATGAGAATAGGGCAGATGACATGCCCACCCTAATAGATCGCAAG GATAATGTCTTTATTATATCAAACCCAAAGTCAAAATATCCTATGCTGCAGTTGGACCTGAG GTTGATATCTGATCTTGTAGTGGTGATTGTCTCTGCAACCTGCGGTGGCATTGCCTTTGCCTGTGCAGGACAACCT GTGATTACTGGTTATTTGCTAGCAGGTTCTATTATTGGACCTGGAGGTTTTAGCTTTGTCAGTGAGATGGTTCAA GTTGAGACCGTGGCTCAGTTTGGggttatatttcttctttttgcaCTGGGATTGGAGTTCTCTACAACGAAG CTCCGCGTTGTTCGTGCAGTTGCTGTTCTTGGTGGACTACTACAAATTTTTCTGTTCATGTGCTTGTGTGGTATAACTGCTTCG TTATGTGGGGGCAAGCCTTCAGAAGGAGTATTTGTTGGGGCATTTTTGTCAATGTCATCAACTGCTGTG GTTTTGAAGTTTCTAATGGAGAAAAACTGTATCAATTCTCTTCATGGCCAGGTTACGGTCGGCACACTGATTCTTCAG GATTGTGCTGTTGGCTTGCTTTTTGCTCTACTTCCAGTTTTGGGCGGTACTTCAGGTGTATTTCAAGGAGTAATATCAATGTCGAAGTC GTTGATTGTGTTGTGTACTTTCTTGGCTATCCTTTCAATACTATGCCGAACTTGTGTGCCTTGGTTTCTTAAGCTGATGATCAGCCTTTCATCTcag ACCAATGAACTCTATCAGTTGGCGGCAGTTGCATTTTGCTTACTTGTTGCATGG TGTAGTGACAAATTGGGCTTAAGCCTTGAACTGGGATCATTTGCTGCAGGAGTAATGATATCAACCACTGATCTCGCACAGCACACCCTAGAACAA ATTGAACCCATTCGGAATTTTTTTGCCGCCCTCTTTCTTGCCAGCATAGGGATGCTGATTCACATCCATTTTCTCTGGAACCATGTTGATATATTGCTTGCTGCTGTAATTTTGGTGATCATTATAAAGACAATAGTCCTTACCGCTGTTGTCAAAGGATTTGGCTACACAAACAAGACTTCCATTCTT GTTGGTATGTCTCTGGCCCAGATTGGGGAGTTTGCTTTTGTCCTTTTGAGCCGGGCTTCAAATCTTCATCTTGTTCAG GGCAAACTGTACCTTCTATTGCTGGGGACAACCGCTCTGAGTTTG GTGACCACTCCATTGCTCTTTAAGTTGATTCCGGCAGTAATTCATCTTGGAGTTCTGTTGCGGTGGTTCTCACCTGATAATGGAAATGAG ATCAGTTTTAAGACTGATATCCTTCGGTCAGACAGCACAAAGCGCATTACATTGCTGGTACAAGGGTCTCATGATTCATGA